A stretch of DNA from Noviherbaspirillum sedimenti:
CCGGGCGGCATGTCAGCGCCAGGGTGCGTGCCTTCATTGATTTCTATCGCGGCTTATTGCGGACGCCATGAATTGCACATGTGTCCTCAATTCTTCAGGATCAGTACCGCACCCGCAATCATCAACAGGGCGCCGGCAATGCGCCAAAGATTGATGTCATGCTGGGCATAGCCAATCGCGCCGTAGTGATCGAGCACCAGCGAGGTGAGTAACTGTGCAGCAACGGTAATGCCGATCAGGTTGGCTGCGCCAAGTTTTTGTGCGGCCAGGATCGACGCGGCAACATAAAAGGCGCCCAGTGCGCCCCCCATCCAGCTCCAGGATGGCAAGCCCGCCAGTGTCGCTGCAGACGGCCACGGTGCGCGCACCACAAGCGTATAGGCGAGCAGGCAGGCCGACCCCACCACAAAAGAAATGAGCGCTGCAATCAGTGGCGTGCCGACGCCGGCCCGCAGCGAGTTGTTGACGCCCACCTGAATCGGCAGGAGAACGCCGGCAGCAAGGGCGAGCAAAATGTACAGGTACGTCATGGGGCTTTCTCCGGCATGCCAAGCCGATTGGATAGCGCAGCGGCCTGGCAAGCCGCTGCCGGTGTCAGACCTTGATCTCGGCCGACGGCTCGACGTCGCCCAGCGCGATGCAGGCCGTCGCCGTAAACAACACGTCGGTGGAAGAATTCAGCGCAGTTTCCACGGAATCCTGCACCACACCGATGATAAAGCCGACCGCCACCACCTGCATCGACACGTCGGCGGGAATGCCGAACAGGCTGCAGGCCAGCGGGATCAGCAGCAGCGAGCCGCCGGCCACGCCGGACACGCCGGCCGCGGCGATCGAAGCCACCACGCTGAGCAACAGCGCCGTCGGAATATCGACGGTGATACCCAGCGTATTGACCGCTGCCATGGTCAGCACGGTGATGGTGATGGCTGCGCCTGCCATATTGATGGTGGCGCCGAGGGGAATCGCGATCGAATAGGTGTCCTCGTGCAGGCCGAGGCGCTCGGCGAGACGCATGTTGACGGGGATGTTGGCGGCCGAACTGCGCGTAAAGAAGGCGGTGATGGCGCTTTCGCGCAGGCAGGTAAACACCAGCGGATAGGGATTGCGGCGGATTTTCCAGAAGACGATCAGCGGGTTGACCACCAGTGCCACCAGCAGCATGCAGCCGACCAGCACCGCCAGCAGGTGCAGATAACCCAGCAGCGCATCGAAGCCGGATGCTGCCAGGGTCGAGCCGACCAGGCCGAACACG
This window harbors:
- a CDS encoding DMT family transporter, with product MTYLYILLALAAGVLLPIQVGVNNSLRAGVGTPLIAALISFVVGSACLLAYTLVVRAPWPSAATLAGLPSWSWMGGALGAFYVAASILAAQKLGAANLIGITVAAQLLTSLVLDHYGAIGYAQHDINLWRIAGALLMIAGAVLILKN
- the sstT gene encoding serine/threonine transporter SstT, with protein sequence MPHPQTSLIRKILDFSLVGQIVIGLIAGILLALLFPGAAVVADFFGKIFVQALKSAAPIVVFVLVLASIASHKPGHQTHIRPVLLLYLIGTLAAALVAVVASFLFPSTLTLATAGKDVAAPGNIVDVLQSLALSVVDNPVNALANANYIGILAWAIGLGFAMRHVSGTTKTMLDEFAAAVSGIVGFVIRFAPLGVFGLVGSTLAASGFDALLGYLHLLAVLVGCMLLVALVVNPLIVFWKIRRNPYPLVFTCLRESAITAFFTRSSAANIPVNMRLAERLGLHEDTYSIAIPLGATINMAGAAITITVLTMAAVNTLGITVDIPTALLLSVVASIAAAGVSGVAGGSLLLIPLACSLFGIPADVSMQVVAVGFIIGVVQDSVETALNSSTDVLFTATACIALGDVEPSAEIKV